The nucleotide window AAAGTTATTTGTGTCAAACAAGAAAAGTAATAATTAAAAAGGATATATTTTTTTGAAAGCTTTTTAGGAGATTAAAAAGTATTCATAAATAAAAGATATTAAAAAAGATTATTTAATGGGATGGAGGTTACAATATTTTGTGCATTTTTTTATATGAATATATTTGGAATAGAACAAAAAATGCTTAAGAAAATGATGGAACAAAATGATAAGCCTCAATTAAAAGATTTTTTAGAGGGAGTTAGGAAAAAGAATATAAAATTTTATGCAGGTAAATCATCTATGGAAGTAATGGGATTTCAAGAAAAAGAATTGCTTCCAGAATTAGAGATTATAAAAGTAGATAAATATCTTCAAGAGGCCACAAAATCCGATATACAATTATTTATTTAAAAAATTATTATAAAAATTTATAAAAATGAGGGGATTTATAATAAAATAAATATAAAGAATAAAAGGGGGTTTTTTATGAAAGAATCAAAAAAAGATACGGAATTTCCTCATAAAATTGTAGAAAGATCATCATGCTCTTTTCATACTTTAGCAGATGAAATTGCAAATCAGATTGGTTATCCAATTACCATAGAAGACGCTTTTCATCATCTTATATCTTATAGTAGACATCAGGGAAAGATTGATCAAGCTAGAGTAGATACTATTATAAATAAAAAGGTACCAGATAAAGTGATAAATAGTCTTTGGAAGTCTGGGATTATGAAACAAATTTTAGAAAAAGAGGAACCAATTATAGTTCCTGCTAAGGAAAAAGTAGGGCTTGGAAATAGAGTAGTTATTTCTATGAAGTATGATTCTCGTATAATAGGATTTATTTGGGTTCATATTAATAAAAAAATGTTAACGCCTTTTCAATTACAATTATTGAAAAAATCAGCTAACTTGGTGAAATATGAGTTGCTTCATTATTCAACTAAGGCAAATGAAGAAGAAAAACGCAGAGAATTCTTTTTTCATCTTCTCAGTGGATTTTGTCAACAAAAAGAAAATATGCTTATACAAGAAACCAATTTAAATATCTCATCTGATCAAAGATGTACAATTGTAATTATACATTTTAATAAGGAAATAGATTCCAAAATACAAGAATATATTTCTAATTATATTAAAAATATTTATTTACCACAAGTTATTAGTTTTATTTTTGATCAAGATCAAGTAATTTTTCTTATGGGAGAAAAAAATACAAAGGAAAATGGAAAAAATATATTGCTTTTTATACAAAATTTTATAAGAGAGATTTATCAACAATTACAAATTAAAGATATAATTGGAGTATTTGGAATGAGTTATCAATCTTTGGCTTACATGAAAGACAGTTATGAACAAGCTTTAAAGGTATTAGAATTAAAAAGAAAATTTCCTATAGAATTAGCATCAGTATATGGTT belongs to Garciella nitratireducens DSM 15102 and includes:
- a CDS encoding DsrE/DsrF/DrsH-like family protein, coding for MNIFGIEQKMLKKMMEQNDKPQLKDFLEGVRKKNIKFYAGKSSMEVMGFQEKELLPELEIIKVDKYLQEATKSDIQLFI
- a CDS encoding PucR family transcriptional regulator, coding for MKESKKDTEFPHKIVERSSCSFHTLADEIANQIGYPITIEDAFHHLISYSRHQGKIDQARVDTIINKKVPDKVINSLWKSGIMKQILEKEEPIIVPAKEKVGLGNRVVISMKYDSRIIGFIWVHINKKMLTPFQLQLLKKSANLVKYELLHYSTKANEEEKRREFFFHLLSGFCQQKENMLIQETNLNISSDQRCTIVIIHFNKEIDSKIQEYISNYIKNIYLPQVISFIFDQDQVIFLMGEKNTKENGKNILLFIQNFIREIYQQLQIKDIIGVFGMSYQSLAYMKDSYEQALKVLELKRKFPIELASVYGYHQLGIYQFIDEIYQNRIRTHYRNEKIQRLKEYDYHHNTDLLSTLEIYLDCDCNSQKASEKIHIHPNTLNYRLKRVIEIGQLDFSNFNEKTTLYIDLKLEKNFYK